A region from the Phycisphaerales bacterium genome encodes:
- a CDS encoding DUF669 domain-containing protein, producing the protein MASLNNFDASQVDPSVALDPLPAGKYLAVISESELKPTKTGVGKYLQLTFQIIDGEFKGRLVWARLNLENKSEMTVKIARGELSAICRAIGVMQPKDSVELHNVPLEINVGLKKRDDNGEFTNVIKGYAKKGGGSPVARRAPVGVGPGSTPPWKR; encoded by the coding sequence ATGGCCAGTTTGAACAACTTCGACGCCTCGCAAGTCGATCCCTCCGTGGCGCTCGACCCGCTCCCCGCCGGCAAGTACCTCGCCGTCATCTCCGAGTCGGAGCTCAAGCCGACCAAGACCGGCGTCGGCAAGTACCTCCAGCTCACGTTTCAGATCATCGACGGCGAGTTCAAGGGCCGCCTGGTCTGGGCCCGCCTCAACCTCGAGAACAAGAGCGAGATGACGGTCAAGATCGCTCGCGGCGAGCTCTCGGCCATCTGCCGCGCCATCGGCGTCATGCAGCCCAAGGACTCGGTCGAGCTGCACAACGTCCCGCTGGAGATCAACGTCGGGCTGAAGAAGCGCGACGACAACGGCGAGTTCACCAACGTCATCAAGGGGTACGCCAAGAAGGGTGGCGGATCGCCGGTGGCCCGCCGCGCTCCCGTTGGCGTCGGCCCGGGGAGCACGCCACCCTGGAAGCGATAG
- a CDS encoding RusA family crossover junction endodeoxyribonuclease, protein MGSRTVLSREGRRYRASVCAALAARRVVRMNGRLEVRVTVCPPDNRRRDLDNVQKALLDALAKGGAYRDDSQIDRLVVERGPVTPGGKVLVVIEHIAHPGSETEHEH, encoded by the coding sequence ATGGGCTCCAGGACCGTGCTGAGCCGCGAGGGACGGCGCTACCGCGCGAGCGTGTGCGCCGCCCTCGCGGCGAGGCGGGTGGTGCGGATGAACGGGCGGCTCGAGGTGCGTGTCACCGTCTGCCCGCCCGACAACCGCCGCCGCGACCTCGACAACGTGCAGAAAGCCCTGCTCGATGCGCTCGCCAAAGGCGGTGCGTACCGCGACGACTCGCAGATCGATCGGCTGGTGGTTGAACGCGGCCCGGTGACGCCGGGCGGCAAGGTGCTGGTGGTGATCGAGCACATCGCTCACCCGGGATCGGAGACCGAGCATGAGCACTGA
- a CDS encoding ParB-like nuclease domain-containing protein → MSTEELSLTSLKINGGTQPREAISEETVSEYAEALREGAVFPPVVVVRDGANLWLVDGFHRYHAHRRCGRETIAADVRAGTLRDAVLHSLSANVEHGLRRTNADKRKAVLTMLTNALVATDDDGNPWSNREVARRCCVGPDLVGRLRGSLSENDSEPSQTTRSYTTKHGTTAVMKTRNIGRRKAGNPDRTRGAIAPNAMTPVRGHSTPSKKTAIELPHDPRWAARSLLSAMGAEFVRALIPELTHCLEGAHE, encoded by the coding sequence ATGAGCACTGAAGAACTGAGCCTGACGAGCCTGAAGATCAACGGCGGAACGCAGCCGCGGGAGGCGATCTCCGAAGAGACGGTGTCCGAGTACGCCGAGGCCCTGCGCGAGGGCGCGGTTTTCCCGCCGGTGGTGGTGGTCCGCGACGGCGCAAATCTCTGGCTGGTCGACGGGTTCCACCGGTACCACGCCCACCGGCGCTGCGGGCGGGAGACGATCGCCGCGGACGTGCGCGCCGGCACGCTGCGCGACGCCGTGCTGCACTCGCTGTCGGCCAACGTCGAACACGGGCTGCGCCGGACCAACGCCGACAAGCGTAAGGCCGTTCTCACGATGCTCACGAACGCACTGGTCGCGACGGACGACGATGGCAATCCGTGGTCCAACCGCGAGGTTGCTCGGCGTTGCTGCGTCGGTCCGGATCTCGTGGGCCGTCTTCGAGGCTCACTATCCGAAAACGATAGTGAGCCTTCCCAGACTACCCGCTCCTACACCACCAAGCACGGCACGACCGCCGTGATGAAGACCCGGAACATCGGCCGCCGGAAGGCCGGCAACCCCGACCGAACCCGCGGTGCCATCGCCCCGAACGCGATGACGCCCGTCCGCGGGCACTCCACCCCGAGCAAGAAGACGGCCATCGAGCTGCCCCACGACCCGCGCTGGGCGGCCCGGAGCCTCCTGAGCGCCATGGGCGCGGAGTTCGTCCGCGCCCTGATTCCCGAACTGACCCACTGCCTTGAAGGAGCCCACGAATGA
- a CDS encoding DEAD/DEAH box helicase produces MIVATPSTPRIELRPYQREAVDQVYAHLRGRDDNPCVVIPTGGGKTPVIATICRDAVTQWNGRVVILAHVKELLEQTAEKLRFIAPDLPVGIYSAGLRRKDLGYSATVAGIQSICKKACDLGPVDLIIVDEAHMVPAEDDGMYRQFISDAKVVNPNVRVIGLTATPYRLKSGAICAPENILNHVCYEVGVRELIVQGFLSPLKTKAGIQKISTDDLHVRAGEFVASEVEDLMDKDGLVEGACAEIAQHTKDRSATLIFSSGIRHGQHIVDVLKAKHGIECGFVTGDTPDGVRAAILGRFRSGELKYLCNVNVLTTGFDAPHIDCVALVRPTMSPGLYYQMVGRGFRLHPGKTECLVLDFGGNVLRHGPVDAIRIATDDRGDGEAPAKECPNCQALIAAGYQTCPQCGHQFPDPNRQQHEAKASTEGILSGQTTREEHRVSETTYHVHMKRSDPSAPLTMRVEYRVGFNRYFREWVCFDHSGYARTKAEAWWRARSVEPVPGGTEEAVDMAKAGALAPTLSITVEKKAGDQFERVTQHVLGDKPPRLDSEEGLPDRPPEPAGMTYGIPEDEIPF; encoded by the coding sequence ATGATCGTCGCCACCCCCTCGACGCCGAGGATCGAGCTCCGCCCGTACCAGCGCGAAGCGGTGGACCAGGTGTACGCGCACCTCCGCGGTCGGGATGACAACCCGTGCGTGGTCATCCCGACCGGCGGGGGCAAGACGCCGGTGATCGCGACGATCTGCCGCGACGCCGTCACGCAATGGAACGGACGAGTCGTCATCCTCGCGCACGTCAAGGAACTCCTCGAGCAGACTGCCGAGAAGCTTCGGTTCATCGCGCCCGACCTGCCCGTGGGCATCTACTCGGCGGGCCTCAGGCGCAAGGACCTCGGCTACAGCGCCACCGTCGCGGGCATCCAGAGCATCTGTAAGAAGGCCTGCGACCTCGGGCCGGTCGATCTGATCATCGTGGACGAGGCCCACATGGTCCCCGCCGAGGACGACGGGATGTACCGGCAGTTCATCTCCGACGCCAAGGTCGTGAACCCCAACGTCCGCGTCATCGGGCTCACCGCCACGCCGTACCGCCTGAAGTCCGGCGCGATCTGCGCCCCCGAGAACATTCTCAACCACGTCTGCTACGAGGTCGGCGTTCGCGAGCTCATCGTGCAGGGATTCCTGTCGCCGCTCAAGACCAAGGCGGGCATCCAGAAGATCAGCACCGACGACCTGCACGTCCGCGCCGGCGAGTTCGTCGCCAGCGAGGTCGAGGACCTTATGGACAAAGACGGGCTGGTCGAGGGCGCATGCGCGGAGATCGCGCAGCACACCAAGGACCGCAGCGCCACGCTGATCTTCTCCTCGGGCATCCGCCACGGGCAGCACATCGTCGATGTGCTCAAAGCCAAGCACGGCATCGAGTGCGGCTTCGTCACCGGCGACACGCCCGACGGCGTGCGGGCGGCGATCCTCGGCCGCTTCCGCTCCGGCGAGCTCAAGTACCTGTGCAACGTCAACGTCCTCACCACCGGCTTCGATGCCCCGCACATCGACTGCGTTGCGCTTGTGCGCCCGACCATGTCGCCGGGCCTGTATTACCAGATGGTGGGGCGGGGCTTCCGGCTGCACCCTGGCAAGACTGAGTGTCTCGTGCTGGACTTCGGCGGCAACGTGCTCCGGCACGGGCCGGTCGACGCGATCCGAATCGCCACCGACGATCGCGGCGACGGCGAAGCCCCGGCGAAGGAGTGTCCGAACTGCCAGGCCCTCATCGCGGCGGGATACCAGACCTGCCCGCAGTGCGGGCACCAGTTCCCCGATCCGAACCGCCAGCAGCACGAGGCCAAGGCCAGCACCGAGGGCATCCTCAGCGGCCAGACCACCCGCGAAGAGCACCGTGTCAGCGAGACGACGTATCACGTCCATATGAAGCGGAGCGATCCCTCCGCGCCCCTGACCATGCGGGTCGAGTACCGCGTCGGCTTCAACCGCTACTTCCGCGAGTGGGTCTGCTTCGACCACTCCGGATACGCGCGAACGAAGGCGGAAGCCTGGTGGCGGGCACGATCGGTCGAGCCGGTGCCCGGCGGTACGGAGGAGGCGGTCGACATGGCCAAGGCCGGGGCGCTCGCCCCGACGCTCTCGATCACCGTTGAGAAGAAGGCCGGCGACCAGTTCGAGCGTGTCACCCAGCACGTGCTTGGCGACAAGCCGCCGCGTTTGGACAGCGAGGAAGGCCTGCCGGACCGGCCGCCGGAGCCCGCGGGCATGACGTACGGCATCCCCGAAGACGAGATTCCCTTCTGA
- a CDS encoding DUF3987 domain-containing protein, producing MSDGSSILLESARTYLARGYAVIPVPARKKIPVLKGWTDLRLSESDLPAHFNGTGNIGVLLGEPSGWLVDVDLDCEEAVALAPKFLPPTGAMSGRPGKPASHWWYICEGIKTRKHQDPVSKKMIVELRSTGAQTVVGPSIHPSGEPYDHLDGDPAVVDAGELAAAVAALAEAVTEARHGRKERPRSQPEALGTPTFPAGDAVLRRAAAYLDRIPPAISGSGGHSQTYAAATAMVHGFGLDPEAAFSLLRERYNPRCEPPWSEKELRHKVTDAASKPHDRPHGWLRDAGPAESSDVDLSEFNPEPRRGVVERARSERPPDPGPFPAHLLRVPGFIEQVVAYNLATATRPQPVLALAAAICLQAVLAARKVRDERGNRTNVYCVGVAPSGAGKDNARKVNKNILFAADMVEHEGNEDLASDAGLVTAVEAEPAVLFQIDEFGRFLRTIGDPKKAPHLFNVLTALMKLYSSADTIFRGKAYADAKRNKVVDQPCVSVYGTTVPEHFFESLTADSLSDGFIARLLVFESAETPARQRAKALSVPEPLKQAAEWWGAQQPGGNLFKEHPKPIVVETTPEAGDVFDALASTVDAELGKPDETGRSLWARAEEKACRLALIYACSANAEKPVIDADAAHWACDLSSYLTRRMLYIAHEWVADGVFDARQKRVVRVVRKAGGRISRSELCRKTQWLTQRERQEVIDNLLETQQLRQEEESSSTRPKVVYALA from the coding sequence ATGAGCGATGGATCCTCCATCCTGCTCGAGTCGGCGCGCACGTACCTCGCACGCGGGTACGCGGTCATCCCTGTGCCGGCGCGGAAGAAGATACCCGTGCTCAAGGGGTGGACGGACCTGCGCCTTTCCGAGAGCGACCTACCAGCGCACTTCAACGGCACCGGCAACATCGGCGTGCTCCTGGGCGAGCCGAGCGGGTGGCTGGTGGATGTCGACCTCGACTGCGAGGAAGCGGTGGCGCTCGCGCCCAAGTTCCTGCCGCCGACGGGCGCGATGTCCGGACGGCCGGGCAAGCCCGCGTCGCACTGGTGGTACATCTGCGAGGGGATCAAGACCCGCAAGCACCAGGACCCGGTGTCGAAGAAGATGATCGTCGAGCTGCGGAGCACCGGGGCGCAGACCGTCGTTGGCCCGAGCATCCATCCCAGCGGGGAGCCCTACGACCACCTCGACGGCGATCCCGCCGTGGTCGACGCCGGGGAACTGGCCGCCGCCGTCGCTGCGCTGGCTGAGGCCGTGACTGAGGCCAGGCACGGGCGCAAAGAACGTCCGCGTTCACAGCCAGAGGCGCTCGGAACGCCGACGTTCCCAGCGGGCGACGCCGTGCTGCGCCGCGCCGCGGCGTACCTCGACCGCATCCCACCAGCGATCTCCGGCTCGGGCGGGCACAGCCAGACGTACGCGGCAGCGACGGCGATGGTGCACGGCTTTGGGCTCGACCCGGAGGCGGCGTTCTCGCTGCTGCGGGAACGGTACAACCCGCGGTGCGAGCCGCCGTGGTCGGAGAAGGAACTGCGGCACAAGGTGACGGACGCCGCCAGCAAACCGCACGACCGTCCGCACGGGTGGTTGCGCGATGCGGGTCCCGCCGAGTCCAGCGACGTTGATCTGTCCGAGTTCAACCCTGAGCCCAGGCGTGGCGTCGTCGAGCGGGCCCGCTCGGAGCGTCCGCCAGATCCCGGTCCGTTCCCCGCCCACCTGCTCCGCGTGCCTGGATTCATCGAACAGGTCGTGGCGTACAACCTGGCCACGGCGACGCGCCCGCAGCCCGTGCTCGCCCTCGCGGCCGCTATCTGCCTGCAGGCCGTGCTCGCGGCCCGCAAGGTCCGCGATGAGCGCGGCAACCGCACCAACGTCTACTGCGTCGGCGTCGCACCTTCCGGCGCTGGCAAGGACAATGCCCGCAAGGTCAACAAGAACATCCTCTTCGCCGCCGACATGGTCGAGCACGAGGGCAACGAGGACCTCGCGTCCGACGCCGGGCTGGTGACCGCGGTGGAGGCCGAGCCGGCGGTCCTGTTCCAGATCGACGAGTTCGGCCGCTTCCTGCGCACCATCGGCGACCCGAAGAAGGCCCCGCACCTGTTCAACGTGCTGACGGCGCTGATGAAGCTCTACAGCAGCGCCGACACGATCTTCCGCGGCAAGGCCTACGCCGACGCCAAGCGGAACAAGGTGGTCGACCAGCCGTGCGTCAGTGTCTACGGCACAACTGTCCCCGAGCACTTCTTCGAGTCCCTCACCGCCGACAGCCTCAGCGACGGGTTCATCGCTCGCTTGCTCGTGTTCGAGTCGGCCGAGACGCCGGCGCGGCAGCGGGCCAAGGCGTTGAGTGTTCCCGAACCGCTGAAGCAGGCAGCGGAATGGTGGGGAGCGCAGCAGCCCGGGGGCAACCTCTTCAAGGAGCACCCCAAGCCGATCGTGGTCGAGACCACGCCGGAGGCGGGCGATGTGTTCGATGCGCTTGCCTCAACGGTGGATGCCGAACTGGGCAAGCCCGACGAGACGGGGCGGTCGCTGTGGGCCCGCGCCGAGGAGAAGGCGTGCCGCCTCGCGCTGATCTACGCGTGCTCCGCGAACGCCGAGAAGCCCGTGATCGACGCCGACGCCGCCCATTGGGCGTGCGACCTGTCGTCGTACCTCACCCGCCGCATGCTCTACATCGCCCACGAGTGGGTCGCCGACGGCGTCTTCGACGCTCGGCAGAAGCGCGTCGTGCGAGTGGTGCGCAAGGCGGGCGGAAGGATCTCCCGCAGTGAACTCTGCCGCAAGACCCAGTGGCTAACCCAGCGGGAGCGGCAGGAAGTCATCGACAACCTGCTGGAGACACAACAGTTGCGGCAGGAAGAGGAATCCTCCTCGACGCGGCCGAAGGTGGTGTATGCCCTTGCCTGA